CGCGGGACTCGGCGGAGCGAATTTCGTGCTCGGCTACAAACACTTCTTCGAGCTGGGCTTTTCGGGCGGCGTCGGATTCCTGGGCATTGCGGTCGCCCTGCTGGGACGCAATCATCCGCTCGGAGTGGTGCTCGCGGCGCTGGTGTTCGGAGTGCTCGGTCACGGCGGACTCGCGATCAACGCCCGCGTCCCGCGCGAACTCGTCAACATCCTCGAGGCGCTCGTGATCCTGTCCGCCATCGGCATCGCCGCGGTCGCCGAGCGACGCTTGAGAAAGTTCGCATGATCGAGTCGCTCGCGTTCCTCGCCGCCGCACTTCGCATCAGCGTGCCGTATGCCCTGGCGGCGATCGGCGCGACCTACAGCGAGCGGTCCGGAGTCATCAACATCGGGCTCGAGGGCATGATGTTGAACGGTGCGCTCGGCTACACGCTCGCCGCGTGGCCCACCGGTTCACCCTGGGCGGGACTCGCGGGCGCGCTCGCCGCGGGCGCACTGACGGCCGCGCTCCACGCCTGGATCACGGTGCATCTGCGCGCCGATCAGATCACGAGCGGCCTCGGAATCAATCTGCTCGCCGCCGGGCTCACCAAGTTCGTGCTCAATGCGGTGTTCCACTCTTCGTCCCACTCGGAGCGAGTGGCGGGCTTCGAGCCGATCGCGGCACTCGAATCGTTGCCGGCGCTCGGGCCGGTGCTCGGCGCTCCGTTGCTGTGGATCGCGGTCGCCATGGTGCTGATCGCGCACCGCGTCCTGTTCGACACCGTATTCGGTTTGCGCCTGCGCTCGATGGGCGAGCACCCGCAGGCCGGGGCCTCGCTCGGACTCTCGGTGGCACGCTATCGCTGGGCCGGAGTTCTGATTTCGGGATTGTTCGCGGGCCTCGCAGGTGCGTGGCTCGCAAGCGAACAGCAATCGTTCACTGACGGCATGACGGCCGGCCGGGGCTACATCGCGATGGCGGCAATGATCGTCGGCAAGTGGAATCCGATCGGCGCGGCCGCCGCGTGCCTGCTGTTCGGTGCGGCGGAAGCGCTGCAGATCGCGCTACAGGGATCGGCGTTTCCGAGCGAGCTGTTGCAGATGCTCCCGTATCTGGTGACCATGCTGGCCCTCGCCGGATTCATCGGACGCGCGCAGGCGCCACGCGCACTCGGAACCCCCTTCGACCCGGAAAAGGCCTGAATCCCATGACGATCGATTCCGCCGCCTTGCCCGGCGTTCCCGAACATCTCGGCCAGCGCGTCGCCGAGGCCGTCGCGGCGATTCGTGCTCGAAGCCCGCGGGTCCCGAGCGTCGGGCTCACGCTGGGTTCGGGGCTCGGTGGTGTCCTGGATTCGATCGAGGACGCGACGCTGTTCGAGACCCGCGATCTTCCTCACTGGCCGGCCTCGACCGTATCCGGGCATCGCGGGCGCCTGGTGCTGGGGCTCTGGGAGGGTGTGCCGGTGGTCGCGCTCGCGGGCCGCAGCCATCGCTACGAAGGCTATTCGCTCGATCGCGTGACTTTCGCGGTTCGCGTCATGATGGCGCTCGGGGCGCGCACCATGATCTTCACCAACGCGGTCGGCGCCATGAATCCGCGCTTCGAGCCGGCCGACGTGATGGTGGCGACGGACCACATCAACGGCATCGGCCGGCGCGGACTCTTCGAACCGCACGAACTGGCCGAACGCCGGATGGGGCGTCGGGTCGCGAGTTACTACGATCCCGAGCTGCGCGAGGCGCTGGTCTCGGCAGGGCTCGAAACCGGCACCCGGGTGCATCGAGGAGTTCTCATGGGCGGGCACGGTCCGACCTACGAGACTTCGGCCGAGGTCCGAATGGCAGCCGAGATCGGCGCCGACGTGGCCTGCATGAGCACCGTGCACGAAGTCACGGTCGCAGCCGAGCTGGGCGCTGCCACCGCGAGCCTCTCCTGCATCACCAATCAGGCCACCGGGCTCTCCCCGACTCCGTTGACCCATCGGGAGGTCACCGAGGTCGCCGATCGCGTGGCCGGGCGGCTGCGGACGCTTCTGGGGCAGTTTCTGCGGAGTCGCCGAACAAGATTGGCGACTTAGCCGCTTGTTCCGGCGCACTTTGCGCTTCCCGAACCCACTCTCCTTGCGGTAGCCTTGACCTGCCGTTCGCCCCCACTCGGGCAAATGGCGAGAGGCCTTCTGGGAGTGCATCTGCTTCCGGCCCGGCCCAAAACCCCCAGTACCGACCCGACTCACCGTCGGGACCCCCTCGGAGGAAACACATGAAACGGCTACTCGCTCTGACCTCTGTTCTCCTCGTTTCTGGCGCCAGCATCGCCGCCGCCGCGGTCCCGGGGCTCAATCTGAACTACGCCAATTGCACCATCAATGGCGCGGGTTCGGATCGCACCTTCGCGTGCAACGACAACCAGACGAGCTTCAGCCTGGTCGCCTCCGGCCAGCTCGGCTTCACGATCGCTGACTTCGTCGCCACTTCGGCGGCGGTGGACGTGACGGTCGGTAGCCCCTCGATTCCGGCCTGGTTCCAGTTCGGACCGGGTGGCTGTCGTGAGGGTGCGCTGGGGCTCGGAACGCTTGGCGTGCTGGCGGGCTGCACGAACCCGTACTCGGGCTCCAATCAGGCCGGCGGATTCGTGATCGAGCCGGGTTCGGCTCCCAATCGCTTCCGTGTTCGCCTCGACTGGGTGCGTGACACACCGGCGGCATTCCAGAGCAACACCATGAACGCGCTGTTCCTGCTCCAGCTGTCGACCGCCTCCTCGTTCGACGACGGCTTCGGCATGTGCGCGGGCTGCAACGTGCCGGCGTGCTTCGTCGTCAACGCGGCCGAACTGTTCAGTCTCAGCCAGGGCCGTGTCGCGATCATCGAGCAGGGCGACCTGCGCAACTGGGCGACCTGGCAGGGCGGCACCGGTGACTGTCCCGGCGCGACGCCGACCCGCAATGCGACGTGGGGCGCGGTGAAGTCGCTGTACCGGTAGTCCGGTTTCGAATCTGCAACTAAAAAGGACCGCCCTCGCGGGCGGTCCTTTTTGCGTCTTCGCGGTCCGCACCCGGTGCGCGGCTAGTGGAGGATCTCCACGCGCTCGATGCGATCGCCCTGGACGATTCGGCTCGCCACGTCGAGTCCCCGCGCGACCCTTGCGAAGATCGTGTAGCGACCGTCGAGGTGGAGTTGCGGCGAGTGCGTGATGAACCACTGGCTGCCGCCGGTGTCCTTGCCCGAGAGCGCCATGCCGACCATGCCGGGCTCGTAGCGGAGTCGGTTGTACTCGCAGCGAATCGTGTAGCCGGGGCCGCCGGAGCCGGTGCCGGTCGGATCGCCGTCCTGGATCACGAAGTTGGGCACCACGCGATGCA
The Candidatus Eisenbacteria bacterium genome window above contains:
- a CDS encoding ABC transporter permease, which produces MESLAFLAAALRISVPYALAAIGATYSERSGVINIGLEGMMLNGALGYTLAAWPTGSPWAGLAGALAAGALTAALHAWITVHLRADQITSGLGINLLAAGLTKFVLNAVFHSSSHSERVAGFEPIAALESLPALGPVLGAPLLWIAVAMVLIAHRVLFDTVFGLRLRSMGEHPQAGASLGLSVARYRWAGVLISGLFAGLAGAWLASEQQSFTDGMTAGRGYIAMAAMIVGKWNPIGAAAACLLFGAAEALQIALQGSAFPSELLQMLPYLVTMLALAGFIGRAQAPRALGTPFDPEKA
- a CDS encoding purine-nucleoside phosphorylase; translated protein: MTIDSAALPGVPEHLGQRVAEAVAAIRARSPRVPSVGLTLGSGLGGVLDSIEDATLFETRDLPHWPASTVSGHRGRLVLGLWEGVPVVALAGRSHRYEGYSLDRVTFAVRVMMALGARTMIFTNAVGAMNPRFEPADVMVATDHINGIGRRGLFEPHELAERRMGRRVASYYDPELREALVSAGLETGTRVHRGVLMGGHGPTYETSAEVRMAAEIGADVACMSTVHEVTVAAELGAATASLSCITNQATGLSPTPLTHREVTEVADRVAGRLRTLLGQFLRSRRTRLAT